The following are from one region of the Myotis daubentonii chromosome 2, mMyoDau2.1, whole genome shotgun sequence genome:
- the TEX15 gene encoding testis-expressed protein 15: protein MEMNEIAKHKTLWKMNSASESLLITGVEDNPLKKFTIPKIRRAAGKVYLSSCFTNTREYSFIQDTLNQCQLDIRCDLQSSWQFGDTKLVHNKDLENSFTSKRTEMRENGRHGRELEDQFCFLSLPQRDVAEIYKNGISTKTSTLKILGNPLLGVYMFRHVDVALNYAHSRSINVESIIIFKVLFGKVKKIQPSVDKNKVSLDPCPNFDCHMSKNIPSLKDTIELQAYNSAVYFYEYSEFSEPVDKPRQCLPYAIVTVKFIGQKVGNGHLMTSLRFLSTGFPKRAERACSLNNCTVAKRIGKGKDATVIYEHFRKPVDTFAQENCSCNALNSEINSPNANNFSSYENVQDGNISVLETYNGQMKHNLAECKDTSEVHAYDSGLSFIPSDTRESVNGDLLLNLTHLKNILSGLPDAFPLHNNIGSSTVITSKVIKDPRLTRREENKEKHNSTGLNEILPFKKSSDLVNSEINLSIPTNSASSSEVMPGDDAVLTNCLGAPCSKLSFDDSQSQAHNMGSKNCDYTTPNKITMAGQFQDQDSFSFPMCLSNVVSEVENQKHSEEKAQGSQQKSNIPLLFEQNSEAHNSYESMNTCMKGYNRNLSQESKSSHLKTICQTGHTMSADFPFQRKESIHEYIQNIGKVRNFTGHEDNSKHTEEQNLWKEIDNYCTNKTKTSPVDNCIFLHKECKEDENLDSFGKKCDQMLITQELEISKSSIPSTENKYELGYRALEVQNAFTPRVESLSQKHSQHCLENEDNIHTGFDTSQKLMGLKLKKANQNCISIITDAFQEAKDIPQAKELPIDTVISSHDIKIVHGNSHCSITREHTCVHRKNESDPVSLENIQRNSKETSQIGDKGQDYTLFCNAQLNNDIHLNVDFKEQRDHDKESQTEANEEDVATSTENNTENICGDEKLGFHTNKNFINIDEKWKNKNYNNVEILSSEEFSTLYLTWGGKYVSTETTLLETEDTITAIKQKDTQNTIRSVECFTSIYPQISDSSMQEASNPAIQTDNAMVPTLDTSHEDHQRHKFKKICSESPDLGLLVKRRVSGCEMDLDKDKLYNSFHQSISDNLVLQNFELESETEVESEQFDDAFPSLQDIHSHGSILYDEFGTLYETLKSRIDWEGLLGSNNGENEVLKSTTRREHSDQHHSDSSSTQENEAELLFPILLPDLQVTFTNTLMPRFRSTVESLALKDTFCKYITEATKSEICEEKGKVPGFEVYSQCSGGNSDYPCEDKFGNKRQESGQVSKSEISLSFDLSHNKLMNHASEKQNSGPLLTELSDVTTINKESRCLLTKSKTDCNDTVSKKDTESRISKRKPHIPFRDQNVQYHEICEKKRKLTNQNSSECFSSLSRGRIKTFSQSEKHIRSVLDILNSEVSLCKSKCLSKKLDRALLYLKKAHRRVNTSLELIAKVGETSRKGPLPKSYSIICNNFWEICDLQGYSPFAERRYYSTKHFFSKRKYDKSGEKRALGFEVDKSLTHVSKYQSYGTSGERITKCFSKKNVANRVSRSHTTIHVREFCDQEYPESQLTLCSTSQNTSQSAYDNTCMRNSRSSELQSFSGKMGCLLSSDCPDEKLTKKENQTGITSLSNINKYEKPEKHLAHNTKDAIKGSAEANEIINKTNSVSLSCIKENNVHFGSDKNYDATCIAHTKVKTDIVISVLESNVKHFLNVDNYKPDNLILSGYKRNLAVSFLEKRASPTESSKPDTITGNVLMDPLNQSLTISKRCNSISQLLSSVPVAHNEEESSQPYLDKQRTLAIDSFARSTDVPHCQQECGGKELLKTEQCFPSNCIPIDVNETSITENSELDLIPVTEESKSYGASIMKKPFSSDSSLLLKDDKKGSSKIGISKKDMPDRKMWKAKQTKKAQDSVHAKSMNEGSTVRNEYKTTILEESPYLSEKTIKNNLIDLRLSIKNTSEAISLNTTVSNQLNKGEKGGVKVNDSQFDSTAQPDILGMNHTPILHAHSETSKVTTPQKKPTSYINKLEEKHCSANHSDLPARLAQILRRADEASSLQSLQEETKICQSILPLFVEAFERKQECSLEQILISRELLVEKNLWNNCKQKLKPCAVDSLVELQMMMETIQFIENKKRLLGGEPTFRSLLWYDETLYSELLGRPRGFQQQSNFYPAFQGRLKYNAYCELQNYHDQLANLLEDTKKGNSYYAFLKCKRQINECEAILRHCSDCFDFSLSVPFTCGVNFGDSLGDLETLRKSTLELVSMYGDSPKVDSHLGKRDHLWIIIEMISSKVNFIKSNEAVGINISLYGLEHIFFDAAKSLVWKEKRQSISKKCSGQKNKETLLKMNQSSFSKLQKIYDTLSKELSSEQVSNIGLEENTMVASRKSDDLINKETISIENCKFNSTLLSHPDICCINEILDQAEFADFKKLQELTLRCTSHLETLKKYFQMLQDDNRENIFITEENVLDVVENHSNEAIILKPAATETYIEIAMLSETVHFLKNSMAKKLDKQRFRGMLWFDLSLLPDLVHCQEKMASFSFLKDNSTDCLCKVIETAISELKEDLDVIDKHNEAAVNCSYALHLFSRELQELSQVKKLLQKSEYSVSTYIDFVPCVASVNYGTTVTELEYNYSQFSMLLKNILAAPQKDLGKMAHIVKVMKTIEHMKIMCAKNAELTISFILCQMLYNREKTFQLERREKMNVHVKPRKDIDKSSSTCKKVPSISECLMKNVSNSSKKRPITVDKCQDSQEQEKYTTVSSCKKQKVNVKDVTKINKEKAMFKHPRTTRSHPESESKIGPSSSNNQRRNHGSPKKVEMQRSFPDSPLSLKNLKDTGMLKSQGTIELTNISSATSEDFTGQQGNVNSMKKRDVNFRAAETKSDKTEGSFVLHDQKSVDGTFSKDHETPSQKLLNNSPDPSDVKPGTDAALLPNASGPSKFCLARGILPNLEMNDTVSELQDNEILNSSITNSTVTNSSEPIFIQNKIPVPQIHKTQPAKTESKGKYMKDTLNPSTAPVETSENISLNVSQTAEYSFSEQQNNENSKVQTQNAARYQNELPQSARTPIYNSSEHSFGTLNPSYAWCVYHYSSSNGSSITQTYQGITSFEVQPLPPEMLTAVSNTVQNTHSNLLYSQYFGCFAGGPQACSFVPANMYFPSQMPIPYTVQQPAFSQFASYQPLPQAAYPYPPNSGVLPQVPWTYVPWQQQEPFQQGL, encoded by the exons aaaGAGCATGCTCTCTGAATAACTGTACTGTGGCCAAAAGAATTGGAAAAGGAAAAGATGCTACTGTCATCTATGAGCATTTCAGGAAACCTGTGGATACATTTGCACAGGAAAACTGTTCGTGCAATGCCCTAAATTCAGAGATAAACTCTCCCAATGCAAATAATTTTAGTTCCTATGAAAATGTACAAGATGGAAACATTTCTGTCCTTGAAACATACAATGGACAGATGAAGCACAATTTAGCAGAATGTAAAGACACTTCTGAAGTACATGCATATGATTCAGGTCTTTCATTTATTCCCAGTGATACCAGAGAAAGTGTTAATGGTGACCTCTTGTTAAATTTGAcacatcttaaaaatattttaagtggtcTTCCTGATGCTTTTCCCCTTCATAACAATATTGGCTCAAGCACAGTTATTACTTCAAAAGTCATCAAAGACCCAAGACTTAcaaggagagaagaaaacaaggaaaaacaTAATAGTACaggtttaaatgagatattgCCATTTAAGAAGAGTTCAGATTTAGTTAATTCAGAAATAAACCTATCTATACCAACTAATTCTGCCTCCTCATCTGAAGTCATGCCTGGTGATGATGCTGTTCTTACTAATTGTTTGGGTGCTCCTTGCTCCAAACTTTCTTTTGATGATTCACAATCTCAGGCTCATAACATGGGCTCTAAGAACTGTGATTATACAACTCCCAATAAAATTACCATGGCAGGACAATTTCAGGACCAAGACAGTTTTTCCTTCCCAATGTGTTTGTCAAATGTAGTTTCAGAAGTTGAGAACCAAAAACACAGTGAGGAAAAAGCCCAGGGATCCCAACAGAAAAGTAACATCCCACTTTTATTTGAACAAAATAGTGAGGCACATAACTCTTATGAATCAATGAATACTTGTATGAAAGGGTATAACAGAAACCTTTCTCAGGAATCAAAGTCTTCtcatttaaaaactatatgtCAGACTGGTCACACAATGTCTGCAGATTTTCCAttccaaaggaaagaaagcataCATGAGTATATACAAAACATTGGAAAGGTGAGAAATTTCACTGGCCATGAAGACAATTCCAAACATACAGAAGAGCAAAATTTGTGGAAAGAGATTGATAATTATTGtactaataaaacaaaaaccagtcCAGTAGATAATTGCATTTTTTTGCACAAAGAATGCAAAGAGGATGAAAATCTTGATTCTTTTGGGAAAAAATGTGATCAAATGTTAATCACTcaagagttagaaatatcaaagTCTTCTATACCCAGCACAGAGAATAAGTATGAGCTAGGCTATCGAGCATTGGAAGTACAAAATGCTTTTACTCCAAGAGTGGAAAGCCTTTCACAAAAGCATTCTCAACACTGTTTGGAGAATGAAGATAACATTCATACCGGTTTTGACACTTCTCAAAAACTAATGGGACTGAAATTGAAAAAGGCAAATCAAAACTGTATTAGCATTATAACTGATGCTTTCCAGGAAGCAAAAGACATTCCTCAGGCCAAAGAACTGCCAATAGATACAGTTATTTCATCTCATGACATTAAAATAGTTCATGGCAATTCACATTGCAGCATAACTAGAGAACATACATGTGTCCATAGGAAAAATGAAAGTGATCCAGTGTCATtagaaaacattcaaagaaacTCTAAAGAAACTTCTCAAATTGGCGATAAAGGTCAAGATTATACTCTGTTCTGTAATGCGCAGTTGAATAATGATATACACCTGAATGTTGATTTCAAAGAACAAAGAGATCATGATAAAGAAAGCCAAACTGAGGCTAACGAGGAAGACGTTGCTACATCTAcagaaaacaacacagaaaatatATGTGGAGATGAGAAACTGGGTTTTCatacaaacaaaaattttattaatatagatgaaaagtggaagaataaaaattacaataatgTAGAAATTCTGAGTTCTGAAGAATTTTCTACATTGTATTTGACTTGGGGAGGGAAATATGTATCAACAGAAACTACATTATTGGAAACTGAAGATACTATCACTgccataaaacaaaaagatacGCAAAATACCATAAGGAGTGTGGAATGTTTCACTTCCATATACCCCCAAATCTCAGATTCTTCAATGCAAGAAGCCTCAAATCCTGCAATACAGACAGATAATGCAATGGTGCCCACATTAGACACAAGTCATGAAGACCACCAAAGacacaagtttaaaaaaatttgttctgAGAGTCCAGATTTGGGATTATTAGTTAAGCGTAGGGTTTCTGGTTGTGAAATGGATCTGGATAAAGACAAATTATACAACTCATTTCATCAATCAATAAGTGACAACTTAGTTCTTCAAAATTTTGAATTGGAAAGTGAAACTGAAGTAGAATCAGAACAGTTTGATGATGCTTTTCCATCTCTACAAGATATTCATAGCCATGGAAGTATACTGTATGATGAATTTGGGACCTTATATGAGACTCTGAAGTCTCGTATCGATTGGGAAGGGCTATTAGGAAGCAATAATGGGGAGAATGAAGTTTTGAAAAGCACCACAAGAAGGGAGCATAGTGACCAGCATCACTCTGATTCTTCCTCTACACAAGAAAATGAAGCAGAGCTCTTGTTCCCAATTTTACTTCCAGATCTACAAGTTACATTTACTAATACACTTATGCCAAGATTCAGGTCCACTGTTGAGTCCCTTGCATTGAAAGATACCTTTTGCAAATATATAACTGAAGCCACGAAATCAGAAATATGTGAGGAAAAAGGGAAAGTTCCAGGATTTGAAGTTTATTCCCAGTGTTCTGGTGGAAATTCAGATTACCCATGTGAAGATAAATTTGGTAATAAAAGGCAAGAATCAGGACAAGTGAGTAAATCTGAAATCTCACTTTCTTTTGACTTGAGTCATAATAAACTCATGAATCAtgcatcagaaaaacaaaacagtggaCCTTTGCTTACTGAACTTTCAGATGTCAcaacaataaataaagaaagcagATGTTTACTTACAAAGTCAAAAACTGATTGTAATGATACTGTAAGTAAAAAGGACACAGAGTCAAGAATTAGCAAACGAAAGCCACATATACCTTTTAGGGACCAGAATGTACAGTATCATGAAATTTGTGAGAAGAAGAGGAAGCTAACTAATCAAAACTCATCTGAATGTTTTTCTTCCTTATCCAGAGGACGAATCAAAACCTTTTCACAGTCAGAAAAACACATTAGGAGTGTCCTGGATATTCTAAATAGTGAAGTATCTTTATGCAAAAGCAAATGCCTTTCAAAAAAACTTGACAGAGCtcttctttacttaaaaaaagcTCATAGAAGAGTTAACACGTCTTTGGAGCTTATAGCTAAAGTGGGAGAAACTTCAAGAAAGGGCCCATTACCCAAATCATATTCAATCATATGCAATAATTTTTGGGAAATTTGTGACCTTCAAGGTTATAGTCCTTTTGCTGAAAGAAGATATTATTCCACTAAGCAttttttctcaaaaagaaaataCGACAAATCAGGAGAGAAAAGAGCTTTGGGATTTGAAGTTGATAAGTCATTAACTCATGTATCAAAATACCAGTCTTATGGAACAAGTGGAGAGAGAATCACAAAgtgtttttctaagaaaaatgtgGCCAACCGTGTCTCCAGAAGCCACACCACTATTCACGTGAGAGAATTTTGTGATCAAGAATATCCTGAATCACAGTTAACTCTCTGCTCCACATCCCAAAATACAAGTCAGTCAGCTTATGACAATACCTGTATGAGAAATTCAAGATCATCAGAACTTCAATCCTTTTCTGGGAAAATGGGGTGTCTGTTATCCTCAGACTGCCCAGATGAAAAACtcactaaaaaagaaaaccagactGGCATAACATCTTTATCTAacattaataaatatgaaaagcCTGAGAAGCATTTAGCACATAATACTAAAGATGCAATAAAAGGAAGTGCTGAGGctaatgaaataataaacaaaactaATTCAGTATCTTTAAGTTgcataaaagaaaacaatgtaCATTTTGGCTCAGACAAAAATTATGATGCAACTTGTATTGCTCACACAAAGGTGAAAACTGACATAGTTATTTCAGTCTTAGAATCAAATGTGAAGCACTTTTTGAATGTTGATAACTATAAACCAGATAACCTTATTTTATCTGGTTATAAAAGAAACCTGGCAGTAAGTTTTCTAGAAAAACGGGCATCTCCTACTGAAAGCTCCAAACCAGATACTATTACAGGAAATGTCCTTATGGATCCATTAAATCAAAGTCTGACAATAAGCAAAAGGTGTAACAGCATTTCTCAATTGTTATCAAGTGTTCCAGTCGCACATAATGAGGAGGAATCTTCACAACCTTATTTGGATAAACAAAGGACTTTAGCTATTGATTCTTTTGCAAGATCCACCGATGTACCACACTGTCAGCAAGAATGTGGTGGAAAGGAGCTTCTAAAGACAGAACAGTGCTTTCCAAGTAATTGTATCCCTATAGATGTGAATGAAACCAGCATCACTGAGAATTCTGAGTTGGATCTCATACCAGTAACTGAAGAAAGTAAAAGTTATGGGGCAAGTATAATGAAAAAACCTTTTTCTAGTGATAGTTCTCTGCTCTTAAAAGATGATAAAAAGGGTTCTTCCAAAATAGGTATTTCAAAGAAAGACATGCCAGACAGAAAAATGTGGAaagctaaacaaacaaaaaaagcacaagATTCAGTTCACGCAAAAAGTATGAATGAAGGATCAACTGTTAGGAATGAGTACAAGACTACGATTTTAGAAGAATCCCCCTATTTAAgtgagaaaacaattaaaaataacttaatcGATCTTCGTCTAAGCATTAAAAATACTAGTGAGGCAATTTCTTTGAATACCACAGTCTCTAATCAGCttaacaaaggagaaaaagggGGGGTTAAAGTTAATGACTCTCAGTTTGATTCTACCGCACAACCAGACATTTTAGGAATGAATCACACGCCTATTTTACATGCTCACTCTGAAACCTCCAAAGTCACCACTCCTCAGAAGAAGCCTACATCATACATAAATAAGTTAGAAGAAAAACATTGCTCAGCTAATCATTCAGATCTCCCAGCTAGGCTAGCTCAAATTTTAAGGAGGGCAGATGAAGCATCATCTTTGCAGAGTCTACAGGAAGAAACTAAGATTTGTCAAAGTATTCTCCCTTTGTTTGTTGAAGCTTTTGAAAGAAAGCAAGAATGTTCACTTGAGCAAATCTTGATTTCAAGAGAATTGTTGGTAGAAAAAAACCTGTGGAATAATTGCAAACAGAAGTTAAAACCATGTGCTGTTGACTCCTTGGTAGAACTCCAAATGATGATGGAAACTATTCAattcattgaaaacaaaaaaaggctcTTAGGAGGTGAACCGACATTCCGAAGCTTGCTTTGGTATGATGAGACATTGTACAGTGAGCTGCTTGGCAGGCCACGAGGATTTCAACAACAATCTAATTTCTACCCTGCTTTTCAAGGAAGGCTAAAATATAATGCATACTGTGAGTTGCAGAACTATCACGATCAATTAGCTAACTTATTAGAAGACACCAAAAAGGGAAATTCATACTACGCATTCTTAAAATGCAAACGACAGATTAATGAGTGTGAAGCAATCTTGAGGCATTGTTCTGATTGCTTtgacttttctctttctgttccaTTTACCTGTGGAGTTAACTTCGGAGATAGTTTAGGAGACCTTGAAACCTTAAGAAAAAGTACTTTAGAGCTGGTCAGTATGTATGGGGACTCTCCTAAAGTTGATTCTCATCTAGGAAAACGAGACCATTTGTGGATTATCATTGAAATGATCTCCTCAAAAGTTAATTTTATCAAGAGCAATGAGGCAGTGGGTATTAATATATCTCTTTATGGCCTGGAACATATCTTTTTCGATGCTGCGAAAAGTCTTGTttggaaagagaagagacaatcTATCAGCAAAAAATGCTCaggacagaaaaataaagaaacactaCTCAAGATGAATCaatcttctttttctaaattgcAAAAGATATATGATACATTGTCCAAAGAATTAAGCAGTGAACAAGTTTCCAATATTGGGCTTGAGGAGAATACTATGGTGGCTTCCAGAAAGTCAGATGACctaataaacaaagaaacaattagCATAGAAAACTGTAAATTTAACAGTACTTTGCTTTCACATCCAGATATCTGTTGTATTAATGAAATATTGGATCAAGCTGAATTTgcagactttaaaaaattacaggaACTCACTTTGAGATGTACCAGTCatttagaaactttaaaaaagtattttcagaTGCTGCAAGACGataacagagaaaatatttttattacagaagAAAACGTTTTGGATGTGGTCGAAAACCACAGCAATGAGGCTATAATTTTAAAACCTGCAGCCACTGAAACCTATATTGAAATAGCCATGCTCTCAGAAACAGTTCACTTCCTTAAAAACTCAATGGCAAAGAAACTAGATAAACAACGGTTTCGAGGTATGCTTTGGTTTGACTTGTCACTTCTTCCTGATCTGGTTCACTGCCAAGAAAAAAtggcttctttttcatttcttaaagatAACTCAACAGATTGCCTTTGTAAAGTGATAGAGACTGCTATTTCCGAACTTAAGGAAGATCTGGATGTTATCGACAAACATAATGAAGCTGCTGTTAATTGCTCATACGCTCTTCATTTGTTCTCAAGAGAACTTCAAGAACTTTCACAAGTTAAAAAACTCCTACAGAAGTCTGAGTATTCCGTTTCCACGTATATTGACTTTGTGCCATGTGTAGCATCTGTAAATTATGGAACCACTGTGACAGAGTTAGAATACAACTACAGTCAGTTTTCTATGCTGCTCAAAAATATATTGGCTGCCCCTCAGAAAGATTTAGGGAAAATGGCCCATATTGTGAAAGTCATGAAAACTATTGAACATATGAAGATAATGTGTGCTAAGAATGCTGAATTAACCATTTCCTTTATCCTGTGCCAAATGCTGTATAATAGAGAGAAGACTTTTCAactggagagaagagaaaaaatgaatGTTCATGTAAAACCTAGGAAGGATATCGATAAATCCAGTAGTACTTGTAAAAAGGTACCCTCAATTTCAGAGTGCCTAATGAAAAATGTTTCAAATTCTTCTAAAAAACGACCTATCACTGTAGACAAATGTCAAGATTCTCAGGAACAAGAGAAATATACTACAGTTTCCAGTTGTAAAAAACAAAAG GTTAACGTGAAAGATGTcacaaaaatcaacaaagaaaaggCAATGTTCAAGCATCCAAG GACCACAAGATCTCATCCCGAAAGTGAAAGTAAAATAGGACCAAGTTCATCTAACAACCAGAGAAGAAACCATGGATCTCCAAAAAAGGTTGAAATGCAAAGATCATTTCCTGACTCACCTTTATCTTTAAAGAACTTAAAAGACACTGGCATGTTGAAGTCACAGGGAACAATAGAATTAACTAATATTTCATCTGCTACTTCAGAAGATTTCACTGGACAACAGGGAAATGTAAATAGCATGAAGAAGAGAGATGTGAATTTTAGGGCTGCTGAAACAAAGAGTGATAAGACAGAAGGTTCTTTTGTATTACATGACCAAAAAAGTGTAGATGGCACCTTTTCAAAAGACCATGAAACACCTTCACAGAAATTACTGAACAATTCCCCAGATCCCTCAGACGTAAAACCAGGGACTGATGCTGCTCTTCTACCTAACGCATCAGGACCCTCAAAGTTCTGTTTGGCGAGGGGTATCCTTCCCAATTTAGAAATGAATGACACTGTTTCTGAACTTCAagataatgaaatattaaattcATCTATTACAAATTCTACAGTCACTAATTCTTCAGAACCTATATTTATCCAGAACAAAATACCTGTtccacaaatacataaaacacaaCCTGCAAAAACTGAGtcaaaaggaaaatatatgaaagataCATTGAATCCCAGCACTGCACCTGTTGAAACATCTGAGAACATAAGCCTTAATGTCAGTCAAACAGCAGAATACTCTTTTTCTGAACAACAGAATAATGAAAATTCCAAAGTCCAAACCCAGAATGCTGCCAGATACCAGAATGAGCTTCCACAGTCTGCACGTACCCCAATATATAATTCTTCTGAACACTCCTTTGGAACTTTAAATCCTTCCTATGCTTGGTGTGTTTATCATTACAGCAGCAGCAACGGCAGTTCCATTACCCAGACATACCAGGGCATAACATCATTTGAAGTACAGCCACTTCCTCCTGAGATGTTGACTGCAGTGTCAAATACTGTCCAAAATACACATTCTAATCTTTTGTATTCTCAATATTTTGGCTGCTTTGCTGGGGGGCCACAAGCGTGTAGCTTTGTGCCAGCAAATATGTATTTCCCATCTCAGATGCCTATTCCTTACACTGTTCAGCAGCCAGCTTTTTCACAGTTTGCTTCTTATCAACCATTACCACAAGCTGCATACCCTTACCCTCCTAATTCAGGTGTGCTTCCACAAGTTCCTTGGACTTACG TTCCATGGCAACAACAAGAACCCTTTCAGCAAGGACTTTGA